Below is a window of Virgibacillus sp. NKC19-3 DNA.
TAGGCCCCTTTTTCCATCATTTCTACTTCCAGGTTAATACCTATTTCACTTAATTGTGCCTGCACGACTTCTGCTATATCTGAAGTCGTCCGGTCATTGGTAGCAATGGTTGCCGTAAACCCATCTCCATATCCGGCTTCATCAAGCAGCTGTTTCGCCTCATCCAAATCATACTCTAGTGGGGTTAATTCGTCGCTATGACCAAAAACGGTTGGCGCAAGCGGACCTTCAGCCGGCAAAGCAACACCATCGGTTACTCCATCGATGATGAGCTCATTATCAATTGCCATCGCTATTGCACGGCGGATACGAGGATCATCAAAAGGCTCCTGTTCCGTATTCATCCCCACATAGGTCAAGTTTGAGCTTTCCGATTGTTTGACATGAGTGCCTTCGTTGCCATCGATTTGTGCGATATCATCTGCATTTACCGGATAATTAATATCGGCTTCTCCTGTTTCAAGCTCTGCAATTCGCGTCAAATCCTCCGGCACCACTTTAAATGTAACCGAATCTACCTTGGCCTCTTCTCCCCAATAATCCTCATTTTTCACCAGGGTAATATTTTCTCCGTGGGATCGGTCTTCATATTTAAAATAACCGGTACCGACTGGATTTTCATTTACCGATGTGAAAGGCTCTTCCCCATTTTCAACGGCTTCATAATCAGCTTCTATGGATTCGAGAGTAATGATATGTCCTCCAGGATGAGCCAGATGAAGAGGTAGTGCAGAAAATGGATATGCTGTCGTTATCTCCACCGTATATTCATCCGTTACCTCTACAGTATCAATCATGTCATAAAGAAATGCCAGTGGAGATCCAATATCCGGATCCATGACACGATCCAAATTTGCTTTTACCACTTCGGCATTCAATTCGGAGCCATCATGAAAGGTCACACCTTCTCTAATTTGAGCTTCCCAAACCGTATCTTCAATTTGCTCGAAGCTCTCCGCTAAAGCAGGTTGCAACTCCAGGTCTGTATCCAAAGCGACCAATGTATCATACATAGCGTTCATGACGTACAATGAATTTCCGTCATTTGCCGCGTGTGGATCAAGCGAAACGGGATCAGATGCCAAATCCACGACTAAATCTCCTCCCTCTGCTTCTGTTTCATTTTCATTAGTGCCCTCTTCATTTGTTGTATCAGGCTCTTCGGCACATGCCGTTACGATAAGTAATGCCATAAAAAGCATTGATATGACTTTGTACTTTCTCATGGATATCCTCCTTATTATTCTATGTCGGCTAACATTACCTTTACTTTTTCCTAAAAATAGCATTTGTGACGTCCCTTTTCAGAACTGTCAGCTATAAAGGGCGAAAAAAGCCATACGTATCCCGTTGAATGAAATTTGCGTTTTAAATTTTTTATTATGGTCACGCAAAATGAGCTAATACAGCAGAGATAGTATTGAATGCGTTTTTAACGCACGACAAAAATGCCCTTTATATATAACGATGCTGGCTGATTTCAATGTTATGTAATAATCAGACTGAAACATGCTTTACGACATCCCTTCCCCCCTTATCAATTGAATCGTTGTCTTATGACCCATTATATGCAAATTATCATGTATAGTTCATGCATATAATTCCGATAAGATTAGTAAGACTAAGCCAAAACTAAAATACAATGATCTAGTGAAAGTGTCAAGGAAATGATTTCCTACCAAGCGTCATGTGCAAAGGGAATTCATTCAAGGAAGTTGGCATATGACATTATACGGGGCCTCCATATAATAAACTTTCCACCTGAATAAATTCCCTCTATTGAAACTTATGACCAAACCTTAGAAGAAAAAGCTTATACTTGAGTTTCTGGATCCTCTTCTCCTTGATCTATTTCTAATGCACCTTCCACAGCTGTTGCGAAAAAAGTTCCTCCCGATACGTCTTTGACATTATGAACAACGACGAATGCTTCTGCATCAATTTCCCGCACTAGTCGTTTTAATGTTAAAAGCCGATGAGAACGAACAACGACATATAACGCTTGCCTTTCTTCTCCGGTATACGTGCCCGAACCGTGAAAATACGTAGCACTGGAGCCCATTTCTTTTGTAATTTTCTTGGCGATCGCTTTGCTTTTTGGAGAAATGATATTCACAGCTTTCTTTGCATCAAAGCCTCCCAGCAGATAGTCACTGGCTACTTTACCAGTGAACAAAGCAATAATCGTGTACATGGTATATAAAGGCCCGATAACCAATACACCGGCCACAACGATGATGGCATCCATAATGAACGTCGATGTCACAATGTTCCAGCCAAAACTCTGATGGCATATTCTTGCTATGATGGACGTTCCTCCAATAGAGCTTCCTGCCTGAATGATTAAACCAAACCCCAACCCCATAACTAAACCTGCAAAGATGGCTGCAACAAGCGGGTCATCAATTGGCTGACCTAAATTCTCCGTTAGATAAATAAATAAGGACAAGAGCGGAACGTTGATCATGGTTTTGTAAACCATATGACGTGGCAAATATTTAAAACTTATGCCTAACAATGCAATAAAACTAATAAATG
It encodes the following:
- a CDS encoding glutathione ABC transporter substrate-binding protein, with amino-acid sequence MRKYKVISMLFMALLIVTACAEEPDTTNEEGTNENETEAEGGDLVVDLASDPVSLDPHAANDGNSLYVMNAMYDTLVALDTDLELQPALAESFEQIEDTVWEAQIREGVTFHDGSELNAEVVKANLDRVMDPDIGSPLAFLYDMIDTVEVTDEYTVEITTAYPFSALPLHLAHPGGHIITLESIEADYEAVENGEEPFTSVNENPVGTGYFKYEDRSHGENITLVKNEDYWGEEAKVDSVTFKVVPEDLTRIAELETGEADINYPVNADDIAQIDGNEGTHVKQSESSNLTYVGMNTEQEPFDDPRIRRAIAMAIDNELIIDGVTDGVALPAEGPLAPTVFGHSDELTPLEYDLDEAKQLLDEAGYGDGFTATIATNDRTTSDIAEVVQAQLSEIGINLEVEMMEKGAYLDRTADGETDMFVGSWGTVTLDADYGLYPMFHSENAGAPGNRSFFSNDEVDDLLEQARQTIDEDERLDLYREAQQIIIDEAPIVPIYHSVLLAGLQDEVDGFYQYPSSFPFLRDVTLEED
- a CDS encoding YitT family protein is translated as MKQMAFIITGTLLCAVSTTLLAMPNSIADGGILGISLLLFYAFGFSPGIVTFISFIALLGISFKYLPRHMVYKTMINVPLLSLFIYLTENLGQPIDDPLVAAIFAGLVMGLGFGLIIQAGSSIGGTSIIARICHQSFGWNIVTSTFIMDAIIVVAGVLVIGPLYTMYTIIALFTGKVASDYLLGGFDAKKAVNIISPKSKAIAKKITKEMGSSATYFHGSGTYTGEERQALYVVVRSHRLLTLKRLVREIDAEAFVVVHNVKDVSGGTFFATAVEGALEIDQGEEDPETQV